The following proteins come from a genomic window of Streptomyces liliiviolaceus:
- a CDS encoding MMPL family transporter, giving the protein MFASLARLARRRSRLVLYLSGVLFVVAGALGGSVLQELSAGGFVDDSTESAHTAKAMDDRFGAGAPDLVLLVSDERGVDSPAVAAAGARLTARVAREPGVEQAVSYWSLGKAEPLRGKDGQQALVMARISGDEDQVQDTFERLENRYRHTSRGLDVRVGGHALADKEMSETTEKDLLKIEAVTFPVLLVVMLFVFRSVVAALVPLLVSGLTILSVLLVIRVLTLFTEVSALASNVATGLGLGLAIDYSLILIKRYREERDRGAGTDQALTLMLRTAGRTVLFSSVTVTLALAALLVFPFYYLRSFAYAGIPTALLAAVVSLTFLPALLKVLDHRIEKGRLPGRRSAKAAKAAARSNGGRAAGERAAEEGFWHRLAMGVMRFPLPVAGAVVALLLLLGAPFLGLRLSLPDERVLPADSQARQVGGVLRDNFRAQETQALNVVLSDTPGPGARRVAPYAERLSGLDGVARVDSEAGTFAGGRLVQEPSVHSARFGAEDSTYLSVVPRDQSMSEQGRELVEHLRGLPAPYAVQVGGPAAELTDSIDSMNARLPAALAVIAVSSFVVLFLFTGSLLLPLKALVLNCLSLSATLGVLVWGFQEGHLQGVVGDFVVTDSITWTVPLLLFCLAFGLSMDYEVFLLSRIKEEYDRTGDNTASVARGLERTGSMITAAAVLISIVFLGFLISGIVYLKAIGLGLALAVLMDATLVRGLLVPAFMRLVGKGNWWAPKPLRALHARAGLRERGP; this is encoded by the coding sequence GTGTTCGCCTCACTGGCCCGACTCGCCCGCCGCCGCAGCCGACTTGTGCTGTATCTGTCCGGAGTCCTGTTCGTCGTCGCGGGTGCGCTCGGCGGGAGCGTGCTCCAGGAGCTGTCCGCCGGAGGGTTCGTCGACGACTCGACGGAATCGGCGCACACCGCGAAGGCGATGGACGACAGATTCGGGGCGGGCGCCCCGGACCTCGTCCTCCTGGTCTCCGACGAGCGAGGGGTGGACTCCCCCGCCGTCGCCGCCGCGGGCGCGCGGCTCACCGCCCGGGTGGCCCGCGAACCGGGCGTCGAACAAGCCGTCTCCTACTGGTCGTTGGGCAAGGCCGAGCCGCTGCGCGGGAAGGACGGACAGCAGGCCCTCGTGATGGCCCGGATCTCCGGCGACGAGGACCAGGTCCAGGACACCTTCGAACGGCTGGAAAACCGCTACCGGCACACATCCCGGGGATTGGACGTCCGGGTGGGCGGCCACGCCCTCGCCGACAAGGAGATGTCCGAGACCACGGAGAAGGACCTCCTCAAGATAGAGGCCGTGACCTTCCCGGTCCTGCTCGTCGTGATGCTGTTCGTGTTCCGCAGTGTCGTCGCCGCCCTGGTGCCGCTGCTGGTCAGCGGGCTGACGATCCTGTCCGTCCTCCTGGTCATCCGGGTCCTGACCCTTTTCACCGAGGTGTCCGCGCTGGCGAGCAACGTCGCCACCGGTCTGGGGCTCGGCCTCGCCATCGACTACAGCCTCATCCTCATCAAGCGCTACCGGGAGGAACGGGACCGGGGCGCCGGGACCGACCAGGCGCTCACCCTGATGCTGCGTACAGCGGGCCGTACCGTGCTGTTCTCCTCGGTGACGGTCACCCTGGCACTCGCCGCGCTGCTGGTGTTCCCGTTCTACTACCTGCGCTCGTTCGCGTACGCCGGGATCCCGACCGCACTGCTCGCCGCCGTCGTCTCGCTCACCTTCCTGCCCGCGCTGCTCAAGGTGCTGGACCATCGCATCGAGAAGGGACGGCTTCCCGGCCGCCGGTCCGCGAAGGCCGCGAAGGCCGCAGCACGGAGCAACGGCGGGCGTGCGGCCGGGGAACGCGCGGCCGAGGAGGGGTTCTGGCACCGGCTCGCGATGGGCGTCATGCGGTTCCCGCTGCCGGTCGCCGGCGCCGTCGTCGCGCTTCTGCTGCTGCTCGGCGCGCCCTTCCTCGGCCTGCGGCTGAGCCTGCCGGACGAGCGGGTGCTCCCGGCCGACAGCCAGGCCCGGCAGGTCGGTGGCGTCCTCCGGGACAACTTCCGGGCGCAGGAGACCCAGGCCCTCAACGTGGTCCTGAGCGACACACCGGGACCCGGCGCCCGCCGCGTGGCCCCGTACGCCGAGCGGTTGTCCGGGCTCGACGGGGTGGCGCGGGTGGACAGCGAGGCCGGGACCTTCGCCGGAGGCCGACTCGTACAGGAGCCGTCGGTCCACTCCGCTCGGTTCGGCGCCGAGGACAGCACCTATCTGTCCGTGGTCCCGCGCGACCAGTCGATGTCGGAGCAGGGGCGGGAGTTGGTGGAACACCTGCGAGGCCTTCCGGCTCCGTACGCCGTGCAGGTGGGCGGGCCCGCGGCGGAGCTGACCGACTCCATCGACTCGATGAACGCCCGGCTGCCCGCCGCCCTCGCCGTGATCGCGGTCAGCTCCTTCGTGGTGCTGTTCCTGTTCACGGGCAGTCTGCTGCTCCCCCTCAAGGCGCTGGTCCTCAACTGCCTGAGCCTGAGCGCCACTCTGGGCGTGCTGGTGTGGGGGTTCCAGGAGGGCCATCTACAGGGCGTGGTCGGGGACTTCGTGGTGACGGACTCGATCACCTGGACCGTGCCACTGCTGCTGTTCTGCCTCGCGTTCGGGCTGTCGATGGACTACGAGGTGTTCCTGCTGTCCCGTATCAAGGAGGAGTACGACAGAACCGGAGACAACACGGCGTCGGTGGCCCGGGGGCTCGAACGCACCGGCTCGATGATCACGGCCGCGGCGGTGCTGATCTCCATCGTGTTCCTGGGTTTCCTCATCTCGGGCATCGTCTATCTCAAGGCGATCGGACTCGGACTGGCGCTGGCGGTCCTGATGGACGCCACCTTGGTACGGGGCCTTCTGGTGCCCGCGTTCATGCGGCTGGTCGGGAAGGGCAACTGGTGGGCGCCGAAGCCACTGCGGGCCCTGCACGCCAGGGCCGGGCTGCGCGAACGCGGACCGTGA
- a CDS encoding PPOX class F420-dependent oxidoreductase — MPRLLSKEWWEERVLRMYDSWRDPVTWHVTETPEGPGDLRQFKRRRFALLVTYKRNGDAVPSAMWFGLKDGRAYLRTGCDSWKVRRMRNNPQVLFAPSNIRGKPKGAVLACTARILPDEEKPAAARIIAGAYGAGRKLYDRTVATVYEEAAYIEITPDALLKTEAATRARAEEEAAGRRVEQARD, encoded by the coding sequence GTGCCGCGTCTGCTGAGCAAGGAATGGTGGGAAGAACGGGTCCTGCGCATGTACGACTCGTGGCGGGACCCGGTGACCTGGCATGTCACGGAGACACCGGAAGGACCGGGTGATCTGCGGCAGTTCAAGCGGCGCCGCTTCGCCCTGCTCGTCACTTACAAGCGCAACGGTGACGCCGTACCGTCGGCGATGTGGTTCGGCCTCAAGGATGGCCGGGCCTATCTGAGGACCGGCTGCGACTCCTGGAAGGTGCGCCGGATGCGGAACAACCCGCAGGTCCTGTTCGCGCCGTCCAACATCCGGGGCAAGCCGAAGGGCGCGGTCCTCGCGTGCACGGCGCGCATCCTGCCGGACGAGGAGAAACCGGCAGCCGCGCGGATCATCGCGGGCGCGTACGGCGCGGGCCGCAAGCTCTACGACCGTACGGTCGCCACGGTCTACGAGGAGGCGGCCTACATCGAGATCACTCCCGACGCCCTGCTGAAGACGGAAGCGGCCACGCGGGCGAGGGCGGAGGAAGAGGCCGCCGGGCGGCGCGTGGAGCAGGCGCGGGACTGA
- a CDS encoding NADPH:quinone reductase translates to MREAADAGMTAAYITGFGGADDIRVGRLPRPAPGPHEALVRVDAVAANHVDTFVRSGAYATDVPFPFVIGRDLVGTVAAPAGPFAAGDRVWCNSLGHDGRQGSFARYAAVPVDRLYPLPAGVDPERAVAVLHTAATAHLGLFRTARLQEGETILVQGGGGGVGSAVVRLAATAGARVIVVDRAENAEWCRACGADQVLDRDDPKTPEAVRDLAPGGVDVLWDCSGHHDFEATVPLLARGGRVVLTAGLRVRAVLPVGAVYTRDISVRGFVISNASAAELAEAAHDINRELARGRLKGRVRARLPLTEAARAHRLLEGREGAGGLGRVVLLPEDLGDSV, encoded by the coding sequence ATGAGGGAGGCAGCGGACGCCGGCATGACGGCGGCGTACATCACGGGTTTCGGCGGCGCGGACGACATCCGGGTGGGCCGGCTGCCCAGACCCGCCCCAGGCCCGCACGAAGCACTCGTGCGGGTCGACGCGGTCGCCGCGAATCACGTCGACACCTTCGTCCGCTCCGGCGCGTACGCGACCGACGTGCCGTTTCCCTTCGTCATCGGGCGGGACCTCGTCGGTACCGTCGCCGCGCCCGCCGGTCCGTTCGCGGCCGGCGACCGGGTGTGGTGCAACAGCCTCGGCCACGACGGCAGACAGGGCTCGTTCGCCCGGTACGCCGCCGTCCCGGTGGACCGGCTGTATCCCCTGCCCGCCGGGGTCGACCCGGAGCGCGCGGTGGCCGTTCTGCACACGGCGGCCACCGCGCATCTCGGCCTGTTCCGCACCGCCCGCCTCCAGGAGGGCGAGACGATCCTCGTCCAGGGCGGCGGCGGAGGGGTCGGCAGCGCCGTCGTCCGGCTCGCGGCCACGGCCGGCGCGCGGGTGATCGTCGTCGACCGTGCCGAGAACGCCGAGTGGTGCCGCGCCTGCGGAGCCGACCAGGTGCTCGACCGCGACGACCCGAAAACCCCCGAGGCCGTCCGTGACCTGGCACCCGGCGGAGTGGACGTGCTCTGGGACTGCTCAGGACACCACGACTTCGAGGCGACCGTCCCGCTGCTCGCCCGGGGCGGTCGCGTCGTGCTCACGGCCGGGCTCCGGGTACGCGCCGTCCTGCCCGTCGGAGCCGTGTACACCCGGGACATCAGCGTGCGCGGCTTCGTCATCAGCAACGCGTCCGCGGCCGAACTCGCCGAAGCCGCCCACGACATCAACCGCGAACTGGCCCGAGGCCGCCTCAAGGGCAGGGTCCGGGCCAGGCTTCCGCTGACCGAGGCCGCCCGCGCCCACCGTCTGCTGGAGGGCCGCGAGGGCGCGGGCGGCCTGGGCCGCGTGGTGCTGCTCCCCGAAGACCTGGGCGACAGCGTCTGA
- a CDS encoding UbiA family prenyltransferase, which translates to MTATSASEATKSSTASKAMGYVRLGKVRIYHHAYGWILALLLLRLDGHVGRDTAPALALLLLMVLATQWSGGAADDLGGFRDGSDARNYAGRPPGTVAKKPLLTGVLTETEAVRFGVVMWVIAVAAGLLAVFTLDGKAPLAAVLVMLVGQIASVQYSTGLKLSYLPGGLEVTIFYVIGCIGLVPYWLVAGQVTAEALFTAALVGVWFLLIVSYGNASDKEGDSEVSRHTMAVLLPLGAFKVFLSLLFVASVTLLTLLFTTTRFDPLLALTVVPVVVLHAVQLYFGAGKEEWRKARFIGLSSVDLGCLGLALAFVLA; encoded by the coding sequence ATGACCGCCACCAGCGCGTCCGAGGCCACCAAGAGCTCCACGGCCTCGAAGGCCATGGGATACGTCCGGCTGGGCAAGGTCCGGATCTACCACCATGCCTACGGTTGGATCCTCGCCCTGCTCCTGCTGCGCCTGGACGGCCATGTGGGACGTGACACCGCGCCCGCGCTCGCCCTGCTCCTGCTGATGGTGCTCGCCACCCAGTGGAGCGGGGGCGCCGCCGACGACCTCGGCGGCTTCCGGGACGGCAGCGACGCCCGCAACTACGCGGGCCGGCCGCCCGGCACCGTCGCCAAGAAACCCCTCCTCACCGGGGTGCTGACGGAGACGGAGGCGGTCCGGTTCGGTGTCGTGATGTGGGTGATCGCGGTCGCGGCCGGGCTCCTCGCCGTGTTCACCCTGGACGGCAAAGCGCCGCTGGCCGCCGTGCTGGTGATGCTCGTGGGCCAGATCGCCTCGGTGCAGTACTCGACGGGACTGAAGCTCAGCTATCTGCCGGGCGGACTCGAAGTCACCATCTTCTACGTCATCGGCTGCATAGGCCTGGTGCCGTACTGGCTGGTCGCGGGCCAGGTCACCGCCGAAGCCCTGTTCACGGCAGCCCTCGTGGGGGTGTGGTTCCTGCTGATCGTGTCCTACGGGAACGCCTCCGACAAAGAGGGTGACTCCGAGGTGTCCCGGCACACCATGGCCGTGCTGCTGCCCCTCGGCGCGTTCAAGGTCTTCCTGTCCCTGCTCTTCGTCGCCAGCGTCACCCTGCTGACCCTGCTGTTCACCACCACCCGGTTCGACCCGCTGCTCGCCCTGACGGTCGTGCCCGTCGTCGTCCTGCACGCCGTACAGCTGTACTTCGGCGCCGGGAAGGAAGAGTGGCGCAAGGCGCGGTTCATCGGGCTCAGCTCGGTCGACCTGGGCTGCCTGGGACTGGCACTCGCCTTCGTACTGGCATGA
- a CDS encoding class I adenylate-forming enzyme family protein: MIFDKLLALPSDAEPWIVDHQPIIVAARDERIAPSEIADAAARAATALRSHGVVPGERCVVWLESPTDIIVAYAAITALDAVPILLSPTLPGPVAASMVENVSRITAVIATDDRLATSEKTFPDIGRLVDWRDIAAELPEHPRISRRREVASDAPYVIVHTSGTTGTPKLAECSSASIRFNARVQAVIHWLSRLDGHLALVISPVHGRTVVGILAALMRRAPLLLLQDDSPDNVDRMLKRHRPVYLETHPNTFRAWQHLAPGGAFRSIRFFGAGFDVIHPDTVAALLGGSAHRFAVCVEVYGQNETGPIAIRSHLKGMQRVTRALRRIQRSKLLRGHPAGPHFPFCRVRIVDDSGRTVPAGTPGRMVVNTPGVFSGYINRPDLTSRNYPDNRWWDTGDWGTKSRTGRITLIDRQVDKVSGAISGIGIEDILLETFPEFLELVVLEMDGTLQPVLSLRPGTEFRQRAWASAAGRLAKMAEPIVIPDHDFPRTVTGKIQREQLKKTLADRRPADQSRSVRL; this comes from the coding sequence TTGATCTTTGACAAGCTGCTGGCTCTGCCCAGCGACGCCGAGCCCTGGATCGTCGACCATCAGCCGATCATCGTCGCCGCCCGGGACGAGCGGATCGCGCCGAGCGAGATAGCGGACGCCGCCGCGCGGGCCGCCACCGCGCTGCGCTCCCACGGAGTCGTCCCGGGGGAGCGGTGCGTCGTCTGGCTGGAGTCCCCGACCGACATCATCGTCGCCTACGCGGCCATCACCGCGCTCGACGCCGTGCCCATCCTCCTCAGCCCGACCCTCCCGGGCCCGGTCGCCGCCTCGATGGTGGAGAACGTCTCCCGGATCACCGCCGTGATCGCCACCGACGACCGGCTCGCGACCAGCGAGAAGACCTTCCCGGACATCGGTCGCCTCGTTGACTGGCGTGACATCGCCGCCGAACTCCCGGAGCACCCGAGGATCTCCCGGCGCCGCGAGGTGGCCTCCGACGCCCCGTACGTCATCGTCCACACCTCCGGCACCACCGGCACCCCGAAACTGGCCGAGTGCTCCAGCGCCAGCATCCGCTTCAACGCCCGGGTGCAGGCGGTCATCCACTGGCTGTCCCGCCTGGACGGACACCTCGCCCTGGTCATCTCCCCGGTGCACGGCCGGACCGTGGTCGGCATCCTCGCCGCGCTCATGCGGCGGGCACCCCTCCTGCTGCTGCAGGACGACTCACCGGACAACGTGGACCGGATGCTCAAGCGCCACCGGCCCGTCTACCTGGAGACCCACCCCAACACCTTCCGCGCCTGGCAGCACCTGGCGCCCGGCGGAGCCTTCCGCTCGATCCGCTTCTTCGGCGCCGGATTCGACGTCATCCACCCCGACACGGTCGCCGCCCTGCTCGGGGGCTCGGCCCACCGGTTCGCCGTCTGCGTCGAGGTGTACGGACAGAACGAGACCGGCCCCATCGCCATCCGCAGCCATCTGAAGGGCATGCAGAGGGTGACGCGCGCACTGCGCCGGATCCAGCGGTCCAAACTGCTGCGCGGACATCCCGCCGGACCGCACTTCCCGTTCTGCCGGGTCCGTATCGTCGACGACTCCGGGCGCACGGTACCGGCCGGCACCCCCGGCCGCATGGTGGTCAACACCCCCGGTGTCTTCTCCGGGTACATCAACCGGCCGGACCTGACCTCCCGGAACTACCCCGACAACCGCTGGTGGGACACCGGCGACTGGGGGACGAAGTCGCGCACCGGCCGCATCACCCTGATCGACCGCCAGGTCGACAAGGTCTCCGGCGCCATCAGCGGCATCGGCATCGAGGACATCCTGCTGGAGACCTTCCCCGAGTTCCTGGAACTGGTCGTCCTGGAGATGGACGGAACCCTCCAGCCCGTCCTGTCGCTGCGCCCCGGCACCGAGTTCCGACAGCGCGCATGGGCGTCCGCGGCCGGCCGCCTGGCGAAGATGGCCGAGCCGATCGTCATCCCCGACCACGACTTCCCCCGGACCGTCACCGGGAAGATCCAGCGGGAGCAGCTGAAGAAGACGCTGGCCGATCGCCGCCCGGCCGACCAGAGCCGTTCCGTACGCCTTTGA
- a CDS encoding methyltransferase domain-containing protein: MYDYTQPLKRSEASRAKVRQPTDIELRGRHWTLLPDVFSPADSRSSLAHLDLLKFPVGGTFLEIGSGTGLIAVSAALAGCRAVHATDLNPAAVRNTALNAERFGVAHQVTSVESDLFDGLGDAPAFDVVYWHSNNVWAPPELDINVHELAYVDPGYDAHRRYFREARRHVAPGGQVLIALSSRAGRAELEELAAAEGQALRTVDTTTVAEPEGPVVYELLEVVPL; encoded by the coding sequence ATGTACGACTACACCCAGCCCCTCAAGCGCAGCGAAGCCAGCCGGGCGAAGGTACGGCAGCCCACGGACATCGAGCTGCGCGGCCGGCACTGGACCCTGCTGCCGGACGTGTTCTCCCCGGCCGACTCCAGATCCAGCCTGGCCCATCTCGATCTGCTGAAGTTCCCGGTCGGCGGGACCTTCCTGGAGATCGGCTCCGGAACCGGACTGATCGCCGTCAGCGCCGCCCTCGCCGGCTGCCGCGCCGTCCACGCCACCGACCTCAACCCCGCCGCCGTCCGCAACACCGCGCTCAACGCGGAGCGCTTCGGCGTAGCGCACCAGGTGACCAGCGTCGAGAGCGACCTCTTCGACGGCCTGGGCGACGCACCCGCCTTCGACGTCGTCTACTGGCACTCCAACAACGTGTGGGCCCCGCCCGAACTCGACATCAACGTGCACGAGTTGGCCTATGTCGACCCCGGATACGACGCGCACCGACGGTACTTCCGCGAGGCCCGGCGTCATGTGGCGCCCGGGGGACAGGTGCTGATCGCGCTGAGCAGCCGCGCCGGCCGCGCCGAACTCGAAGAGCTGGCGGCGGCCGAGGGACAGGCCCTGCGGACGGTCGACACCACGACCGTGGCGGAACCGGAGGGCCCGGTGGTCTACGAACTGCTGGAGGTCGTCCCCCTGTGA
- a CDS encoding flavin-containing monooxygenase — MPVSANDAIPDANPDASAAATPDPTGERYAHVIVIGAGLSGIAAAVKLRRGGITDFLILEKADRVGGTWRENTYPGCAVDIPSPIYSFSFNPNPEWSRNFVGQPELLSYIEATVDKFRLAPRLRLGTELLDASWSQERRRWVLDTSRGRYIAQHVVFASGLLHEPIVPDLPGLDAFPGPVFHSARWNHDVDLTGKRVAVVGTGCSAVQLIPEIQPQVRELYVFQRTAAWVMPRLDFRVPRPVQRLFRHVPFTQRLFRGICDAVLRTLALLMRRARVARLLTPVGKRVLKRQVPDPELRARLTPDFTIGCKRLLLSNTYLPAMSRPNVRLVPHALAAVEGSELVAANGERAEADVIVLGSGFELRHPPIAERIRGRDGGTLADTWAVDSPEAYRATTLPALPNAYLLLGPNIVMYNSLLALAEAQLDYIVDAIRTARDRGLDALEIRPEPFRSFNDEVQRGLASTVYNNGGCTSVYLDEKGKNFVTWPWSTKRLRKDLARFDIENYATTPAER, encoded by the coding sequence ATGCCCGTATCGGCGAACGACGCGATCCCGGACGCCAATCCGGACGCCAGTGCGGCCGCGACCCCGGACCCGACCGGGGAACGATACGCGCATGTCATCGTCATCGGCGCGGGATTATCGGGAATTGCCGCGGCGGTCAAACTGCGACGCGGCGGCATCACGGACTTCCTGATCCTGGAGAAGGCCGACCGGGTCGGCGGGACCTGGCGGGAGAACACCTATCCGGGCTGCGCCGTCGACATTCCCTCGCCGATCTACTCCTTCTCCTTCAACCCCAATCCGGAGTGGAGCAGGAACTTCGTCGGCCAGCCCGAGCTGCTGTCCTACATCGAGGCCACCGTCGACAAGTTCCGTCTGGCCCCGCGACTGCGCCTCGGCACCGAACTCCTCGACGCCTCCTGGTCCCAGGAGCGCCGGCGCTGGGTGCTGGACACCAGCCGGGGACGGTACATCGCCCAGCACGTCGTCTTCGCCTCCGGCCTCCTCCACGAGCCGATCGTCCCGGACCTGCCAGGACTGGACGCCTTCCCCGGGCCCGTGTTCCACTCGGCCCGCTGGAACCACGACGTGGACCTGACCGGCAAACGGGTCGCCGTCGTCGGCACCGGCTGCTCGGCCGTCCAGCTCATCCCCGAGATACAGCCACAGGTGCGCGAGCTGTACGTCTTCCAGCGCACCGCCGCCTGGGTCATGCCCCGGCTCGACTTCCGGGTCCCACGGCCCGTCCAACGCCTCTTCCGGCACGTACCGTTCACCCAGCGGCTGTTCCGCGGGATCTGCGACGCCGTCCTCAGGACGCTGGCGCTCCTCATGCGCCGCGCGCGCGTCGCACGGCTGCTCACGCCGGTCGGCAAACGCGTCCTCAAACGCCAGGTGCCCGATCCGGAACTGCGCGCCCGGCTCACCCCGGACTTCACCATCGGCTGCAAACGGCTGCTGCTCTCCAACACCTATCTGCCCGCCATGTCCCGGCCCAACGTCCGGCTCGTCCCGCACGCCCTAGCCGCCGTCGAGGGCAGCGAACTCGTCGCCGCGAACGGCGAGCGCGCCGAAGCGGACGTCATCGTCCTCGGCTCCGGTTTCGAGCTGCGCCATCCGCCGATCGCCGAACGCATCCGGGGCCGCGACGGCGGGACGCTCGCCGACACCTGGGCTGTCGACAGCCCCGAGGCCTACCGGGCGACCACCCTGCCGGCCCTCCCCAACGCCTATCTGCTGCTCGGCCCGAACATCGTCATGTACAACTCGCTGCTCGCGCTCGCCGAGGCCCAGCTCGACTACATCGTCGACGCGATCCGCACCGCACGCGACCGCGGCCTCGACGCCCTGGAGATCAGGCCCGAGCCGTTCCGCTCGTTCAACGACGAGGTGCAGCGCGGTCTCGCCTCGACCGTCTACAACAACGGCGGCTGCACCAGCGTCTACCTCGACGAGAAGGGCAAGAACTTCGTCACCTGGCCCTGGTCCACCAAGCGGCTGCGCAAGGACCTGGCCCGCTTCGACATCGAGAACTACGCCACGACCCCCGCGGAGCGCTGA
- a CDS encoding SRPBCC family protein codes for MVKVEKEQTIACTPEAFLGFVLDVERYIEVDDKIGAISWVRRDGNLTEFKFQPRLPGLRLPEPKAIAQMRLTPGKSIDIQLAPLPLNKFNHRMAEFGARFSCEPVDDGIRATRMISFRFNPFTRWMLDPVLRRTLPTSVERELRLSKAILERGETG; via the coding sequence ATGGTCAAGGTGGAGAAAGAACAGACAATCGCCTGTACACCGGAAGCCTTTCTCGGCTTTGTGCTGGACGTCGAGCGGTACATCGAAGTCGACGACAAGATCGGCGCGATCTCCTGGGTGCGCAGGGACGGCAATCTCACCGAGTTCAAGTTCCAGCCACGACTGCCCGGACTGCGCCTTCCGGAGCCGAAAGCAATTGCCCAGATGCGGCTCACCCCGGGCAAAAGCATCGACATTCAGCTGGCTCCGCTGCCTCTCAACAAGTTCAACCACCGCATGGCGGAATTCGGCGCACGGTTCTCCTGCGAGCCCGTGGACGACGGGATCCGGGCCACGCGGATGATCTCCTTCCGCTTCAACCCCTTCACCCGGTGGATGCTCGACCCGGTACTCAGGCGCACACTGCCCACGTCCGTCGAACGTGAACTGCGGTTGAGCAAGGCGATTCTGGAACGCGGCGAAACCGGATAG
- a CDS encoding maleylpyruvate isomerase family mycothiol-dependent enzyme, whose translation MIPVREALADLADEQREFAALLGALQDADWPRPSAADGWTVADQVAHLADTEEVAADTLADGPRAFTRTVPRYATAEDFTAAGCRRGDGLPPGDLTAWWDRAAARTRRLLAERAPEDRVAWGFGMNTETFAAARLMEHWAHGLDIRDALGLPVDETPRLRRIAVLGHSTLHYALAMGRVRRPQGRTLRLELTERDGTGHMVGPADATDVLRGSLLAWCRVATRRVRGSPAAPSASGAPAAEGDLAAKGELSAEGELAELAVLHARAYL comes from the coding sequence GTGATTCCCGTACGGGAGGCACTGGCCGATCTTGCCGACGAGCAGCGGGAGTTCGCCGCGCTGCTGGGGGCCCTCCAGGACGCGGACTGGCCGCGGCCCTCGGCGGCGGACGGCTGGACCGTCGCCGACCAGGTGGCGCATCTCGCCGACACCGAAGAGGTCGCCGCGGACACCCTGGCCGACGGGCCGCGCGCCTTCACGAGGACCGTGCCCCGGTACGCGACGGCCGAGGACTTCACCGCCGCGGGCTGCCGCCGGGGCGACGGACTTCCGCCCGGTGACCTGACCGCGTGGTGGGACCGCGCCGCAGCGCGAACCCGTCGACTACTGGCCGAGCGTGCCCCCGAGGACCGCGTGGCCTGGGGCTTCGGCATGAACACGGAGACGTTCGCGGCCGCCCGGCTCATGGAGCACTGGGCGCACGGCCTCGACATCCGTGACGCACTGGGACTCCCGGTGGACGAGACACCACGGCTGCGCCGGATCGCCGTCCTCGGCCACTCCACCCTGCACTACGCGCTGGCCATGGGCCGGGTGCGGCGGCCCCAAGGTCGCACTCTGCGCCTGGAGTTGACTGAGCGCGACGGCACTGGACACATGGTCGGCCCGGCCGACGCCACCGATGTGCTGCGCGGCTCGCTGCTGGCATGGTGCCGGGTCGCGACCCGGCGCGTGCGCGGCAGCCCGGCCGCACCGAGCGCATCCGGCGCACCGGCCGCCGAAGGTGACCTGGCCGCCAAAGGCGAACTGTCCGCCGAGGGTGAACTGGCCGAACTGGCCGTGCTGCACGCCCGGGCCTATCTATGA